CATACACGTAAAAAAGCCACATATTAGGTTTAGGTGCtttaattagggttcgagcaacttggttgcaagaaccctattgaaactgtgaagattattcttattattagggttcgagcaacaaggttgcaagaaccctattgaaactgtaaagattattcttcttcttcttcttcttcctcttcaccaaagtaaatcgcgttttagaggccctgaacatgccccaaaactcaccaatttttgcaagcgcatcagacctggtgtaaatttacgtttattagtgtttcggggaatgtgcgttaaaaaatgaaagtgggcggggcaaataactgctccaccccctaaaacttgtgggcctgaggagcacgtttaatgtacatgcatgaaatttgatacacgcgttccttaggtcgggacggtcaaaaaagtcagcgtagcctatgctctaaaacgaacaggaaagccgccatcttggattgaaaattcattttttgccgattttggccatatcgcaccatcggtatttgaacgaacttgtcctagagcttacatgggatcacgttcaaacttggtgaggtcactttggacaagttgaggatctaaagttgctaaaaactttttaataagtatcatggtgtacgagaaaggggccggcaaagttggtgaaaatttttatttttcgccacaggcaacaaaactcttataactttgcgatagaaggtcacttcccaaccaaattacctagggttgatgatggaccattgctgaagaagtctgtggaaaaactgtacatttttagcacagcgcctccttgtggtaacagaaaatacaacaaatacacaatttcggtaataacttttacatatttaatcgtatcaaactcaaaatttgtgacaacatttaaaacacatgaaagatgatgcgtgcttattatgataacaaatggcgcaacggtgttgccatagcaacactgcaaagtcagatatttgtgacaaaaaaacaaactgctacaactttgcgaaactgagtccaatctgaaccaaacttgctaggattgatgatagtctggccctgaagacacctatttgaaaatattcactttcaaaaacagcgcccccttgtgacagcagccactatgacacctgatatttgaatgaacttgtcctagagtttttgtgcgatcaccttgaaaattagtgaggtcactgtgaacaagttgccgagcataagttactgaaagctttttaaaatgtcgctcggtgtacgagatagggggcgccaaagttggtgttcattcatatttttcacaacaaaaggcaaaactcttacaacccgtaaaacttgtcctcctgaggagcacgttgaatgtacatgcacgaaacttggtactcacgcgttcgttaggtccagacggtcaaaaaagtcagcgtagccgaacctctaaaacgaacaggaaagccgccattttggattgaaagtacatttttcgcagattttggccatttcgcaccaatggtatgtgaacgcacttgtcatagagctttaattcgatcaccttcaaactggttgaggtcactgtgaataagttgaggatctaaagttattaaaagttttttaaaatgtcacatggtttttgagatagggggcgccaaagttggcgttcattcatatttttcacaacaaaaggcgaaactcttacaacccgtaaaacttgtcctcctgaggagcacgtttaatgtacatgcactaaacttggtactcacgcgttccttaggtcaggacggtcaaaaaattcaaagcagcctatgctctaaaacgaacgggaaagccgccatcttggattgaaagtaaatgtattgcagattttggccatttcgcaccaatggtatgtgaacgcacttgtcatagagctttcatgggatcaccttgaaactttgtgaggtcactgtgaacaagttgaggatccaaaggtatcaaaatcttttcattaagtatcacggcgaacaagaagaaggtcaggaaagttggcgaaaatcacgattcctcgcaacacacaacaatctcttataactttgccatggaaggtcagatagtaaccaaacaagtgacaatcgatgatgggcccttgctaaagatgtctatgcaaaaactgtaaattttgaaaacatcgcctcctggtggtggcaaacactaggaagtctggtatttcgcaacacacaacaaactcttataactttgcgattgaaggtcagatcttaaccaaacttgtgatgatcgatgatgggcttttgctgaagatgcctatgcaaaaattgtaaattttggaaacagcgccacctggtggtaacagaaagtacaagttcacaatttcccttataactttaacaaatttccttgtatcaaactcaaaatttgggaaaacattccaaacacatggtagatgatgcgtgcctaatatgataacaaattgttcaacagtgttgccatgacaacactacaaagtcagatatttgcgacaaaaaacaaactgctaccactttgcgaatgctattccaatctgaaccaaacttgctaggattgataatagtcaatccctgaagatgcctatatgaaaatattcattttcaaaaacagtgccccctgttgacggcagacaatatgacgtctggtatttcgctacaacaacaaactcttataactttgcgatggaaggtcagatcttaaccaaactcgtgacgaccgatgatgggatcttgctgaagatgcttatgcaaaaactgtacattttgaaaacagcgccttctggtggtaacagaaaatacaagttcacaatttcccttataactttaacaaatttcattgtatcatactcaaaatgaatgaaaacatgtaaaacacatggtagatgatgcttgctgaatatgataacaaatcgttcaacggtgttgacataagaacactgcacaggatctactctactgagtggtttgtcagtgcagtaacctttgttcgccacatgatggaggcatttgcctacaaatctatcaaatctaacatttacagtttctcatgctgctctgaaagggaaagatggggcaaaaggtactgcaagaggggccaaggaaaaaaaaacagggaaaatgggaagagagaaaaagtaacagagggaaaaaagagaaaatgcaccctaaattcttataccatcagatgttctatcacaaaaataactagttatttctaaaattcagcttcaattctgataccatcagttgtttttcacaaaaataacaacttatagacaaaatcacactgttagacctcagacctcagaccggccctgaacatgtctgtaaaggatgacctccttacaggaagtacaactcccgaaacaggaagtaatgtctgacattctccgatccacacgaaacttattatgtaagtcaaggtaccttccctaaacatgtttacggacacgcctttcacccaacaggaagacggccattttaaacggacacgcctgacattgcgcggggatgcagctgaaaataaccagtaccacaagcagtgaatgaacggaagatgaggaagaggactcgcgctgcaacgtggacgcacggggactcgcgagccgtcaagctcgaacccgttgattaccgcttgcggtactagttattattattattcctctaaatgaatcgcctttttgaggcctttcccatacacgaaaactcaccaatttttgcgagggcatcaaacctggtgtaaatttacgtctgatagtagttcggggacactgcgttcaaaattgaaagtgggcggggcttacgaaaatgaaaaacagctttcatcaggccgatttttctcgtgtttcacgtacatgcacgaaaattggtacacgtgttaagcatgtcaggacggtccaaaaagtccgtgctagcgccgctgtaagtcctacaggaaggccgccatcttgggttgaacagccatttttggcctattttggccattttgcagcaatggtatgtgaacgaacttgtcctagagcttacatgggatcctgttcaaacttggtgaggtcactgtggacaagttggggatctaacgatgcttatggttagttgaaatgtcgcatggtgtacgagaaaagggccggcaaagttggcgaaaatttgtaatttctcgctacacgcaacgaaactcttataactttgtgatggaaggtccgatcgtaaccaaacttgtggcgatcgatgatgggcccttgctgaagatggctatgcaaaaactgtcaagtttgtaaacatcgcctcctggtggtggcagaaaatctaaaaaaaaaagttacttttacaatttcgggaataacttttacagagattatcgtatcaaactcaaaattggtaaaaatcaccctaaacacaaggtagactatgcgtgctcaatatgatggcgtagagttacatgatgttgccatggtaatgatgcaaagtcggatttttgcgacaaaaaaacaaactgctacaacttcgcgaatcctagtccaatctgaaccaaacttgctaggattgatgatagtccggccctgaagacgtctatatgataatattcactttcaaaaacagcaccccctggtgacggagacaatatgacctctggtatttgaatgaataaatccgagagttcttgtgcgatcacctttaaactcggtcaggtcactgtgaaccagttgaggaacttaagttatcaaaagttttttaaaatgtctcatggtgtacgagatagggggcgccaaagtgggtgtaaattcctatttttcacaacaaaaagcgaaactcttataactttgcgatggaagatccaatcccaaccaaacttcctatgtttgataatgggtagttgctgaaggccactatattgccgaaaacaatacattttgaaaacagcgcctcctggtggtggtagaaaatactaaaaaaaaaaaactgttacaactttgccaatcctggtccaatctgaaccaaacttgctaggattgttgatagtctggccctgaacaaacctatgtgaaaatatttcatgtcaaaatcagcgccccctggtgaaagtggacgggccaaaaaactgctccaccccctaaaaattgtggtcctgaggagcacgtttaatgtacatgcacaaaacttggtacacgtgttccttaggtcgggccggtcaaaaaagtcagcgtagcctatgctctaaaacgaacaggaaagccgccatcttggattgaaagtaaatgctttgctgattttagccatttcgcaccaatgatatttgaacagatttgtcctagaactttcatgggatcaccttcaaacttggtgaggtcactttggacaagttgaggatccaaaggtatcaaaatcttttcaataggtattatggcgtaagagtaaggggccggcaaagttggtgaaaattttaatgtttcgccacaggcaacaaaactcttataactttgcgatagaaggtcacatcccaaccaaattatctagggttgatgatggaccattgctgaagaagtctgtgaaaaaaacgtaaattttgagcacagtgcctccttgtggtaacagaaaatccaaaaaataaacatttcggtaataacttttacagagttaatcgtatcaaactcaaaaattgggaaaacattcaaaacacatggtcgatgatgctagctttatatgataacaaatcgttcaacgctgttgccacagcaacactgaaaagtcagatatttgtgacaaaaaacaaactgctacaactttacgaatccgagtccgatctgaaccaaacttgctctgattgatgataatctggccctgaagacgcctatatgaaaatattcactttcaaaaacagtgccccctggtgacagcagacactatgacacctgatatttgaatgaactaatcctagaatttttatgcgatcaccttgaaagttggtgaggtcactgtgaacaagttgccgagcataagttcctgaaagctttttaaaatatcgctcggtgtacgagatagggggcgccaaagttggtgttcattcatatttttcacaacaaaaggtgaaactcttacaacccgtaaaacttgtcctcctgaggagcacgttgaatgtacatgcacggaacttggtactcacgcgttccttaggtccagacggtcaaaaaagtcagcgtagccgaagctctaaaacgaacaggaaagccgccatcttggattgaaagtacattttttgcagattttggccatttcacaccaatggtatgtgaacgcacttgtcatagagctttcatgggatcaccttcaaacttgctgaggtcactgtgaacaagttgaggatccaaaggtatcaaaatcttttcatcaagtatcacggcgaacaagaagaagggcggcaaagttggcgaaaatcacgattcctcgcaacacacaacaatctctcataactttgccatggaaggtcagatattaaccaaacaagtgacaatcgatgatgggcccttgctaaagatgtctatgcaaaaactgtaaattttgaaaacatcgcctcctggtggtggcaaacgctatgaagtctggtatttcgcaacacacaacaaactcttataactttgcgattgaaggtcagatcttaaccaaacttgtgatgatagatgatgggcttttgctaaagatgcctaagcaaaaactgtaaattttggaaacagcgccacctggtggtaacagaaagtacaagttcacaatttcccttataactttaacaaatttccttgtatcaaactcaaaatttgggaaaacattcaaaacacatggtagatgatgcgtgcctaatatgataacaaattgttcaacagtgttgcaatgacaacactgcaaagtcagatatttgcgacaaaaaacaaactgctaccactttgcgaatgctattccaatctgaaccaaacttgctaggattgatgatagtcaatccctgaagatgcctgtatgaaaatattcactttcaaaaacagtgccttctgttgacggcagacaatatgacgtctagtatttcgctacaacaacaaactcttataactttgcgatggaaggtcagatcttaaccaaactcgtgacgatcgatgatgggatcttgctgaagatgcttgtgcaaaaactgtacattttgaaaacagcgccttctggtggtaacataaaatacaagttcacaatttcccttataactttaacaaatttcattgtatcatactcaaaatgaatgaaaacatgtaaaacacatggtagatgatgcttgctgaatatgataacaaatcgttcaacggcgttgacataagaacactgcacaggatctactctactgagtggttcgtcagtgcagtaacctttgttcgccacatgatggaggcatttgcctacaaatctatcaaatctaacatttacagtttctcatgctgctctaattgggattgctgtattcacttgaaacttgatatgtgagacatcaaacccgcccggaacatgtctgtaaagcagtaatgccaaagtcaaatacacggggggccaaaataaaaaaaacaagtggagggttaaatttttattaaaacttgcaattactgcacatattgaaccaataccaataccaataccatagcctatattgcacttaatcataaaattaaattaaattaaattaaattaaattaaattaaattaaattaaattaaattaaataggaaaaagaggaagtctgccattttaaacaggaagtgccctctaacttaacacatggacgctgaaaatagtccaagctgaaaataactactaccgcaagcaatgaatgaacggaagatgagctagaggactcgcacggcgaggtgggcgcagggagacccgcgagccgtcaagctcgaacccgttgattaccgcttgcggtactagtttaTAATTAAATTCGGTGATTCCCCTAGTGGATTGTGGCGGTACTGCAGGTGAGCAATCAATAAAGAAATATATTTGAAGTCagttttaaattgctgtaaaatatgtacggTAAAACAAATCCATGGCGTTTAaattattcatgtgttttagTTTGTTAAGTGATATTTATGTCGATGGATAATGACGCACAAATATTACATGGAGCCCAGCAGCAAtaaccacatgcatgtgttgaaaGATATGAAAGttcagaaataaagtgaagtaGCCTGATTATTAATCTGCAATAATTTTTTATATCCCattgttcacatgaaaacaatagtGGGAATTATTGATCCTAGTCTTGTGTGTTGATCAGAGCTGGGATTTAAGATTTGGCCGAGTGGGCCTTAGGGGATTTTCAGATTTGTCCCAGCACTCTTTAAATTGGGGGAATGGCTTTTGTTATAGCAGATCGGGTCACAGGAGTTTGTCATCATTTACACAGGGGTCCCCATATAAAAAGGTTTGggaatgatataaaaacaattaaataataaattttACGTTTCCTCATCTTCTGTTTGTAGCTTATGTTGTAGCTTTCTATCTACCTACTATTAAATAGACAGAAGTCTATCTAATCTAGTAGATTTCAGCAGGAAGTTACAAGTTACAGGTAAATCCATGTTTGACTTCTATGAGATTTATTGACGCTTTCTCCGATGACTTTATCAGGAAACTCTAGAGCCACAATTAATATAGACAAAATGTCTGACATCACGGTTTCAGGACAGAATAGTGGGACAGTTGGAATAAGGAACCAAGCCACTACTGGTGAGTTGTTTTTACATATGGTTTGATTGGTAATGCGGTTTCATTTCCGATTCATTACTCATTCTTCTCTAAATCTCTGAAACACAGGGCCGATGTGAACATGGGAGACATGAATTGTGTTAATGTGGGAAACAACTCAGGAAACCTTGGTATTGGAAACAATATGAAAAACTGCTAATGTTTATATGAAACGCTTATAAGCAAATTTGATCTTTTTCCCCATCAAAAGCCAgtttttctaaaacaaaatGGTGACCATATGTCACAGTTAACTCTAAAAggatatttgtcttttttccattCCAGGAAATCAAATTATAAATTATTAGGCTTTCTGTTGCCCATCTCAAGCTGCTTTTGTAGGCTACAAAATAATGGCAAATTGGTTTTATTTGCTCTTACAGCAATTAGTGATGGTGAATTTGACCCATCCTTTTTACACTCCACACAAAACCAGACACAAgagcagtgagcagcacttTTCTGTGCCCAGGGAATAATGGGGCTTACTGCCAGCGCTCAGGGGGCACACCAGGCCTTGACCTGTCCTTGGGACCCGATTCCTGTTCCCTTTGCCTTTGGCGTTTTGTCAATCACTGTAACATTTGATCATCATCACTGAACACAAATAGTGACGGGAAAAGTCAGTTGATTGAAAATAATCTGCTGATGGAGCATGATGGTGTTCACTCCTGCCACCATTTACAGGAAAAACATGATATGGTTTTACTGGTGATTTACTGCTGAATATTTTAGACTCCAAATGTCATTCATGCTaagatgaaattattattatgaattgtGCACACGTTTTTTATCTGTGGGATTCCCCTGATGAGTCCATGACACTTTGGTTGATTATTATTCTGCTCgacagagaaagacaagacACAGCTGTGATTGAGGTTCATGTCAATGAGAGAAAAtctctctgtttctttgctcattCTCTTTATTCATCGTCTTGAACATATGCAGTCATAGATATCACAGGTATCACGGGCTGTAGCATTGATGCAGAAGACAGCGAcggcgatgatgatgacgaagatGATGTTGTCATCACAGGTAGGgaagaaaaagagcaaaaacCTTTTCACCGCTCTGCAGCAAACCCCGTCAGAAGCCTCTCATTCATGCTGGTTATATTTTCTTACTTTCGGTCATTcctattttctgtctttctgacattattcctttctttttgtaatgtttcattaaaaaacaaaaaagtgcttTTAACAACTGACACCAGTGAGCACCTGAAGACCAGCTCGGGATCCTGCTTTGACCTATAGGACCAGCAGAGCCAGAAAGATGGAGGGTggggcagaggaggaagaggaaaaggggTGGAGAAGAAGGGAGAGGAAAGAGTAAGAGAGGACGTGAGGAAGAGTAAAAGAACCACTCCCATCTCAGTGCTGGATCCTCCTGATGGACTGAATCTGGGGGGTTTGGGCGTGGAAGCCAAACTCCCTGTAACACTTGTAGTCTCCTCCACGACAGTCACACTCCATGATGTACTGGTAGCCACGGTAACCAGGGTACTGGTAGCACACAAAGCtgaagaaataaacaagcaCATGTTATTAAACATGTATTAAACTCCTTCTTCATCACAATCAGAATGTGACTTCccttcaacaacaacaggaaatgtcatttttgtgagaCCTCTTGGAATTAAAATAGGGGACAGGTCATATAAGATGTACGAAAATTCAAATTCGAAAGCTGTCACATATCATTTGTGGGTGAGATTTAACTCTCGCTCTCGCCAAATACACCAATGCTCTGTAGGCAAAAAGCCTCCTGGATTCTGATGTGACCATTCTCGCTTATGTTGCATGGACACGTATCCAGTttacagctacagctacagctacaagctaaaaaaatgtaatctgagtcacattaatgttaaaaaagttGAATATGGGTCACTTCatcctggtaatctgaacacaGCTTGAGAGAGGAAAAAGGCAACTCTCATGTTTCTTGTAGTTTCCTGTTCTGTGAAAAGATACTGGTAAGGAGAGGTACTTTTCATCAGAGCTAAACACAGGTAAGTCTTATAATATAGTTCCCGTGTATTATTGTCACTTGTCACTTACACAGTGCAATCAGTTTTTACATCACAATTATATGTTGAAGCAAAAAAGAGGTGTCAATTGTGACAAAAGTGTTGTGGAACACTGGAAAAGTTTTCCACTTTAACCTTTTGAAACTCAAAGACCTATGTCACTGACCAAAAACATTGTAGATCAGTATCTAGATGTCAGATTACAACGCTATTTAACACATTGTGAGTAAATAATTCAGATAATCAAGTGACAGTGTTGTTTGTAACAGTAAAAATAAGCTGAATGTAAGTAAAGCTTGACAAGAATGACTTACGCTCCACTCTGAATGTGCATGGATCCGACCTCATTGTTCATCCAGCCCATGCCCTGCAGAGAGGGGTAATCATCGCACAGCTCAAACTGACGACCCATCATGTTCTCCATCTCATAAATAATCATGCGGGAGTCCTTGTGGTTCTGCAAAAAGCGGGAGAAACAATGTTTAGCACAACAGAAGACGAATTTCAGCTGACAGTGAGCTAGGGAGGGTTATTCTATTGTCGACTAGACCCACAGCACTGCAGATGGGCCTGAAGGACATCATCCTCTCGATGCGGTAGGAGTTGCTGCCACTGTAGGCCTCAAAGCGAGGGTAGTCGCCCTTCTCCAGGACAAACTGCTGGCCGCAGAAGCTGGAGTGCTCGTAGCCCACCCAGCTGTAAGCAGAGAGTGGAATCAAGGAAATCTTAAATAAGCACATCATTGCATGTGTTC
This genomic stretch from Solea senegalensis isolate Sse05_10M linkage group LG13, IFAPA_SoseM_1, whole genome shotgun sequence harbors:
- the LOC122779187 gene encoding beta-crystallin A1-like; translation: MALTNPMPMGPWKITVYDQEYFQGRRMEFTACCQNIMECGMENIRSLKVECGAWVGYEHSSFCGQQFVLEKGDYPRFEAYSGSNSYRIERMMSFRPICSANHKDSRMIIYEMENMMGRQFELCDDYPSLQGMGWMNNEVGSMHIQSGAFVCYQYPGYRGYQYIMECDCRGGDYKCYREFGFHAQTPQIQSIRRIQH